One window of the Xiphophorus couchianus chromosome 12, X_couchianus-1.0, whole genome shotgun sequence genome contains the following:
- the bmpr1ba gene encoding bone morphogenetic protein receptor type-1B isoform X2, translating to MSNILDSMLLKASSKETVENGKKALGSTVPALSSQRFLWCHCYHHCPDDSINNTCRTDGYCFKMVEEEGGVPVLTAGCLGLVGSEFQCRDTVFPHERKSLQCCTDEDFCNRNLHPTLPPLKPPLYVDWKIHHMALLISVTVCIIILAAIIIFCYFRYKRQESRPRYSIGLEQDETYIPPGESLKDLIEQSQTSGSGSGLPLLVQRTIAKQIQMVKQIGKGRYGEVWMGRWRGEKVAVKVFFTTEEASWFRETEIYQTVLMRHENILGFIAADIKGTGSWTQLYLITDYHENGSLYDYLKSTTLDNKAMLRLAYSSVSGLCHLHTEIFGTQGKPAIAHRDLKSKNILVKRNGTCCIADLGLAVKFISDTNEVDIPPNTRVGTKRYMPPEVLDETLNRSHFQSYIMADMYSFGLILWEIARRCVSGGILEEYQLPYHELVPTDPSYEDMREVVCIKKLRPSFPNRWSSDECLRQMGKLMTECWANNPACRLTALRVKKTLAKMSESQDIKL from the exons ATGA GCAACATTTTGGACAGTATGCTGCTAAAGGCGTCCAGTAAGGAAACAGTGGAGAATGGGAAGAAGGCATTAGGCAGCACGGTTCCTGCTTTGTCTTCTCAAAGATTTCTGTGGTGTCACTGTTACCACCACTGCCCTGATGATTCAATTAACAACACATGCAG GACGGATGGGTACTGCTTTAAAatggtggaggaggagggcgGAGTACCGGTCCTCACTGCAGGTTGCCTGGGGCTGGTCGGATCTGAGTTTCAGTGCAGG GACACGGTGTTCCCCCATGAGAGGAAATCGTTACAGTGCTGCACGGATGAAGATTTTTGTAACAGAAACCTTCATCCGACACTGCCCCCACTCAAACCGCCTC TGTATGTCGATTGGAAGATCCACCACATGGCACTATTGATCTCAGTCACTGTGTGCATCATTATACTGGCTGCCATTATTATCTTCTGCTACTTCAG GTACAAGCGGCAAGAGTCTCGTCCTCGGTACAGCATCGGTTTGGAACAAGATGAAACATACATTCCTCCTGGAGAGTCTCTGAAGGACCTGATAGAGCAGTCGCAGACCTCTGGCTCAGGCTCAGGTCTCCCTCTGTTG GTCCAGAGAACCATAGCCAAGCAGATTCAGATGGTGAAGCAGATTGGAAAGGGGAGGTATGGCGAGGTGTGGATGGGAAGGTGGAGAGGAGAAAAGGTGGCTGTTAAGGTTTTCTTTACCACTGAGGAGGCCAGTTGGTTCAGAGAGACCGAAATTTACCAGACTGTCCTAATGAGACATGAGAACATACTGG GTTTCATAGCTGCAGATATCAAAGGAACCGGCTCCTGGACCCAGCTCTATCTCATCACTGACTACCATGAAAACGGATCCTTGTATGACTACCTGAAATCAACCACCCTGGACAATAAAGCCATGCTGCGTTTGGCCTATTCATCTGTTTCGGGACTCTGTCACCTTCATACAGAGATCTTTGGCACTCAGGGCAAACCCGCCATTGCTCACAGAGACCTTAAGAGTAAGAACATACTGGTGAAAAGAAATGGGACTTGCTGCATTGCTGATCTTGGACTGGCAGTAAAGTTTATCAG TGACACCAATGAAGTGGACATCCCCCCCAACACTCGAGTTGGTACAAAGCGCTACATGCCTCCAGAGGTTCTGGATGAGACTTTGAACAGGAGTCATTTTCAGTCATACATCATGGCCGACATGTACAGCTTTGGGCTCATCCTCTGGGAAATCGCTCGCCGTTGTGTCTCAGGAG GAATCCTAGAGGAGTACCAGTTACCGTATCATGAGTTAGTTCCCACAGACCCTTCATATGAAGACATGCGAGAGGTGGTCTGCATCAAGAAACTACGGCCATCCTTTCCAAATCGATGGAGCAGCGATGAG TGTTTGAGACAGATGGGGAAGCTGATGACAGAATGCTGGGCCAACAACCCGGCCTGCCGCCTGACAGCCCTGCGGGTCAAAAAGACACTTGCCAAAATGTCAGAATCACAGGATATCAAGCTGTGA
- the bmpr1ba gene encoding bone morphogenetic protein receptor type-1B isoform X1, with protein sequence MPEQGEKPRGCLSLCLWSRSPLLLLGLFSLQQQANGNILDSMLLKASSKETVENGKKALGSTVPALSSQRFLWCHCYHHCPDDSINNTCRTDGYCFKMVEEEGGVPVLTAGCLGLVGSEFQCRDTVFPHERKSLQCCTDEDFCNRNLHPTLPPLKPPLYVDWKIHHMALLISVTVCIIILAAIIIFCYFRYKRQESRPRYSIGLEQDETYIPPGESLKDLIEQSQTSGSGSGLPLLVQRTIAKQIQMVKQIGKGRYGEVWMGRWRGEKVAVKVFFTTEEASWFRETEIYQTVLMRHENILGFIAADIKGTGSWTQLYLITDYHENGSLYDYLKSTTLDNKAMLRLAYSSVSGLCHLHTEIFGTQGKPAIAHRDLKSKNILVKRNGTCCIADLGLAVKFISDTNEVDIPPNTRVGTKRYMPPEVLDETLNRSHFQSYIMADMYSFGLILWEIARRCVSGGILEEYQLPYHELVPTDPSYEDMREVVCIKKLRPSFPNRWSSDECLRQMGKLMTECWANNPACRLTALRVKKTLAKMSESQDIKL encoded by the exons GCAACATTTTGGACAGTATGCTGCTAAAGGCGTCCAGTAAGGAAACAGTGGAGAATGGGAAGAAGGCATTAGGCAGCACGGTTCCTGCTTTGTCTTCTCAAAGATTTCTGTGGTGTCACTGTTACCACCACTGCCCTGATGATTCAATTAACAACACATGCAG GACGGATGGGTACTGCTTTAAAatggtggaggaggagggcgGAGTACCGGTCCTCACTGCAGGTTGCCTGGGGCTGGTCGGATCTGAGTTTCAGTGCAGG GACACGGTGTTCCCCCATGAGAGGAAATCGTTACAGTGCTGCACGGATGAAGATTTTTGTAACAGAAACCTTCATCCGACACTGCCCCCACTCAAACCGCCTC TGTATGTCGATTGGAAGATCCACCACATGGCACTATTGATCTCAGTCACTGTGTGCATCATTATACTGGCTGCCATTATTATCTTCTGCTACTTCAG GTACAAGCGGCAAGAGTCTCGTCCTCGGTACAGCATCGGTTTGGAACAAGATGAAACATACATTCCTCCTGGAGAGTCTCTGAAGGACCTGATAGAGCAGTCGCAGACCTCTGGCTCAGGCTCAGGTCTCCCTCTGTTG GTCCAGAGAACCATAGCCAAGCAGATTCAGATGGTGAAGCAGATTGGAAAGGGGAGGTATGGCGAGGTGTGGATGGGAAGGTGGAGAGGAGAAAAGGTGGCTGTTAAGGTTTTCTTTACCACTGAGGAGGCCAGTTGGTTCAGAGAGACCGAAATTTACCAGACTGTCCTAATGAGACATGAGAACATACTGG GTTTCATAGCTGCAGATATCAAAGGAACCGGCTCCTGGACCCAGCTCTATCTCATCACTGACTACCATGAAAACGGATCCTTGTATGACTACCTGAAATCAACCACCCTGGACAATAAAGCCATGCTGCGTTTGGCCTATTCATCTGTTTCGGGACTCTGTCACCTTCATACAGAGATCTTTGGCACTCAGGGCAAACCCGCCATTGCTCACAGAGACCTTAAGAGTAAGAACATACTGGTGAAAAGAAATGGGACTTGCTGCATTGCTGATCTTGGACTGGCAGTAAAGTTTATCAG TGACACCAATGAAGTGGACATCCCCCCCAACACTCGAGTTGGTACAAAGCGCTACATGCCTCCAGAGGTTCTGGATGAGACTTTGAACAGGAGTCATTTTCAGTCATACATCATGGCCGACATGTACAGCTTTGGGCTCATCCTCTGGGAAATCGCTCGCCGTTGTGTCTCAGGAG GAATCCTAGAGGAGTACCAGTTACCGTATCATGAGTTAGTTCCCACAGACCCTTCATATGAAGACATGCGAGAGGTGGTCTGCATCAAGAAACTACGGCCATCCTTTCCAAATCGATGGAGCAGCGATGAG TGTTTGAGACAGATGGGGAAGCTGATGACAGAATGCTGGGCCAACAACCCGGCCTGCCGCCTGACAGCCCTGCGGGTCAAAAAGACACTTGCCAAAATGTCAGAATCACAGGATATCAAGCTGTGA
- the bmpr1ba gene encoding bone morphogenetic protein receptor type-1B isoform X3, producing the protein MLLKASSKETVENGKKALGSTVPALSSQRFLWCHCYHHCPDDSINNTCRTDGYCFKMVEEEGGVPVLTAGCLGLVGSEFQCRDTVFPHERKSLQCCTDEDFCNRNLHPTLPPLKPPLYVDWKIHHMALLISVTVCIIILAAIIIFCYFRYKRQESRPRYSIGLEQDETYIPPGESLKDLIEQSQTSGSGSGLPLLVQRTIAKQIQMVKQIGKGRYGEVWMGRWRGEKVAVKVFFTTEEASWFRETEIYQTVLMRHENILGFIAADIKGTGSWTQLYLITDYHENGSLYDYLKSTTLDNKAMLRLAYSSVSGLCHLHTEIFGTQGKPAIAHRDLKSKNILVKRNGTCCIADLGLAVKFISDTNEVDIPPNTRVGTKRYMPPEVLDETLNRSHFQSYIMADMYSFGLILWEIARRCVSGGILEEYQLPYHELVPTDPSYEDMREVVCIKKLRPSFPNRWSSDECLRQMGKLMTECWANNPACRLTALRVKKTLAKMSESQDIKL; encoded by the exons ATGCTGCTAAAGGCGTCCAGTAAGGAAACAGTGGAGAATGGGAAGAAGGCATTAGGCAGCACGGTTCCTGCTTTGTCTTCTCAAAGATTTCTGTGGTGTCACTGTTACCACCACTGCCCTGATGATTCAATTAACAACACATGCAG GACGGATGGGTACTGCTTTAAAatggtggaggaggagggcgGAGTACCGGTCCTCACTGCAGGTTGCCTGGGGCTGGTCGGATCTGAGTTTCAGTGCAGG GACACGGTGTTCCCCCATGAGAGGAAATCGTTACAGTGCTGCACGGATGAAGATTTTTGTAACAGAAACCTTCATCCGACACTGCCCCCACTCAAACCGCCTC TGTATGTCGATTGGAAGATCCACCACATGGCACTATTGATCTCAGTCACTGTGTGCATCATTATACTGGCTGCCATTATTATCTTCTGCTACTTCAG GTACAAGCGGCAAGAGTCTCGTCCTCGGTACAGCATCGGTTTGGAACAAGATGAAACATACATTCCTCCTGGAGAGTCTCTGAAGGACCTGATAGAGCAGTCGCAGACCTCTGGCTCAGGCTCAGGTCTCCCTCTGTTG GTCCAGAGAACCATAGCCAAGCAGATTCAGATGGTGAAGCAGATTGGAAAGGGGAGGTATGGCGAGGTGTGGATGGGAAGGTGGAGAGGAGAAAAGGTGGCTGTTAAGGTTTTCTTTACCACTGAGGAGGCCAGTTGGTTCAGAGAGACCGAAATTTACCAGACTGTCCTAATGAGACATGAGAACATACTGG GTTTCATAGCTGCAGATATCAAAGGAACCGGCTCCTGGACCCAGCTCTATCTCATCACTGACTACCATGAAAACGGATCCTTGTATGACTACCTGAAATCAACCACCCTGGACAATAAAGCCATGCTGCGTTTGGCCTATTCATCTGTTTCGGGACTCTGTCACCTTCATACAGAGATCTTTGGCACTCAGGGCAAACCCGCCATTGCTCACAGAGACCTTAAGAGTAAGAACATACTGGTGAAAAGAAATGGGACTTGCTGCATTGCTGATCTTGGACTGGCAGTAAAGTTTATCAG TGACACCAATGAAGTGGACATCCCCCCCAACACTCGAGTTGGTACAAAGCGCTACATGCCTCCAGAGGTTCTGGATGAGACTTTGAACAGGAGTCATTTTCAGTCATACATCATGGCCGACATGTACAGCTTTGGGCTCATCCTCTGGGAAATCGCTCGCCGTTGTGTCTCAGGAG GAATCCTAGAGGAGTACCAGTTACCGTATCATGAGTTAGTTCCCACAGACCCTTCATATGAAGACATGCGAGAGGTGGTCTGCATCAAGAAACTACGGCCATCCTTTCCAAATCGATGGAGCAGCGATGAG TGTTTGAGACAGATGGGGAAGCTGATGACAGAATGCTGGGCCAACAACCCGGCCTGCCGCCTGACAGCCCTGCGGGTCAAAAAGACACTTGCCAAAATGTCAGAATCACAGGATATCAAGCTGTGA